One Spiroplasma endosymbiont of Cantharis nigra DNA segment encodes these proteins:
- a CDS encoding lipoprotein produces MKKLLTLFTAITLFASTSTSVISCQSEKKFELPDQPKSGDDIVEALDKYLLEQEKVNTIWAKELDECKECSKEEQNKIKLNSDAWQKSKIYEAFIRAYLSYKMLQLKYETLESKILERTYSIVNTDFFDIFIEGWQNDETLNNNTKEYMLEIQKWAKQEAIHE; encoded by the coding sequence ATGAAAAAATTATTAACTTTATTTACAGCAATAACTTTATTTGCTTCAACTTCAACATCTGTTATATCATGTCAAAGTGAGAAAAAATTTGAATTACCAGATCAACCAAAATCTGGAGATGATATTGTAGAAGCATTAGATAAGTATCTTTTAGAACAAGAGAAAGTGAATACGATTTGAGCAAAAGAGCTGGATGAATGTAAGGAATGTAGTAAAGAAGAACAAAATAAAATAAAATTAAATAGTGATGCTTGACAAAAAAGCAAAATATATGAAGCGTTTATTAGAGCTTATTTATCTTATAAAATGTTGCAATTGAAATATGAAACTCTGGAATCAAAAATATTAGAAAGAACATATTCTATAGTAAATACAGATTTCTTTGATATATTTATTGAAGGGTGACAAAACGATGAAACCTTAAATAATAATACAAAAGAGTATATGTTAGAAATTCAAAAATGAGCTAAACAAGAAGCAATCCATGAATAA
- a CDS encoding AAA domain-containing protein, whose amino-acid sequence MSREEKIFNYWIKLLNDLFSLDQKQIEKENLLNSSKIKNQLAVTKNDNNSVYSSIRYFFNKHFQNNYKNLNKESVLYYYINSSYKNWDNIKNRNFIYPFGINNSQKKAVENAFKSNFSIIQGPPGTGKTQTILNIVSNILLDKKTVAIVSNNNSAIDNIFYKLNPKIKNSNKYEEQLEVIWFLSSFLGSFSKNRNYFTLEMQEKIVLAKEKWKKAFENSNVNMEISVQNSKFQVLVEEIEEIEILKKKILRDEKVLPKVKKEKEIYESKIILKYKDNTNLLKLSLDKLNKFYIKIKVYKKDKLSWWFKLKNKFKYKLPKNFFKYDFISEIYFHVLNKKTQELKENLIKNKKLLNEIDKNQLDDLIKISKEILYNSIYENYMSEVKINLTANNFTEVSSEFIRLLNKQPIVLSTIFSLINSKPADVLYDYLIIDEASQTDILASIASMACAKNIIVVGDLKQLSQVNSPNYKNYFEENKLFLNEGYEYWENNILKSLIKIYGEKIPNQLLREHYRCDPAIIEFCNQKYYNNELIIMTESENEQSPFELIVGESLYYTDTNNSKTSKKELENIKQYLSDNKINDIGIISPFRDQANILNKQLGTDKIIANTIHAFQGQEKDSILFAVTRQSIKGKGDFVSNPKLINVAVSRAKNKFILAYSKNIISCPDNDIKDLINYIQFNFPNSKEVYKKNTEFYILSKEYNNDLIEFIKNYNKNHFNGAKEPTEIIIHTVLEKIISLEEFNNLDVTLFKKLSHIIPKAIENDIFNKREKEFLNHHWSHIDFLVYDKFSFEPVLAIEVDGYTFHRKEKQKWRDNLKDKALKIQNIPIMRISTDTYKKIGLSIINKIREIKNK is encoded by the coding sequence ATGTCTAGGGAAGAAAAGATTTTTAATTATTGAATAAAACTTTTAAATGACTTATTTAGTTTAGATCAAAAACAAATAGAAAAAGAAAATCTATTAAATTCATCTAAAATAAAAAATCAATTAGCAGTTACAAAAAATGATAATAATAGTGTTTATAGCAGTATAAGGTATTTTTTTAATAAACATTTTCAAAATAACTATAAAAATTTAAATAAAGAAAGTGTTTTATATTACTACATAAATAGCTCTTATAAAAACTGAGACAATATAAAAAATAGAAATTTTATATACCCTTTTGGAATAAATAATAGTCAAAAAAAAGCTGTGGAAAATGCTTTTAAATCTAATTTTTCTATAATTCAAGGTCCACCAGGAACAGGAAAAACTCAAACAATATTAAATATTGTTTCAAATATTCTTTTAGATAAAAAAACAGTTGCTATTGTTTCAAATAATAATTCAGCTATTGATAATATATTTTATAAACTGAATCCTAAAATTAAGAATAGCAATAAATATGAAGAACAGCTAGAAGTAATTTGATTCTTGTCTTCTTTTTTAGGGTCATTTTCAAAAAATAGGAATTACTTTACATTAGAAATGCAAGAAAAAATAGTACTTGCAAAAGAAAAATGAAAAAAAGCATTTGAAAACTCCAATGTAAATATGGAAATTAGTGTGCAAAATAGTAAATTTCAAGTACTAGTTGAAGAAATTGAAGAAATTGAAATCTTAAAGAAAAAAATATTAAGAGATGAAAAAGTATTACCTAAAGTTAAAAAAGAAAAAGAAATATATGAATCAAAAATTATATTAAAATATAAAGATAACACTAATTTATTGAAATTATCCCTTGATAAATTAAATAAATTTTATATTAAAATTAAGGTCTACAAAAAAGATAAGCTATCATGATGATTTAAATTAAAAAATAAATTTAAATATAAGCTACCTAAGAATTTTTTTAAATACGACTTCATATCAGAAATATACTTTCACGTTTTAAATAAAAAAACTCAAGAACTAAAAGAAAACTTAATTAAAAATAAAAAATTATTAAATGAGATTGATAAAAATCAATTAGATGACTTAATAAAAATATCAAAAGAAATATTATATAACTCTATTTATGAAAACTATATGTCTGAGGTAAAAATAAACTTAACAGCAAATAACTTTACTGAAGTTAGTTCTGAATTTATAAGATTACTTAATAAACAACCAATAGTTCTAAGTACAATTTTTTCATTAATAAATTCTAAACCAGCAGATGTACTATATGATTATTTAATAATAGATGAAGCTTCACAAACAGACATATTAGCTAGCATTGCTTCAATGGCTTGTGCAAAAAACATAATAGTAGTTGGTGATTTAAAACAGTTATCTCAAGTCAACTCCCCTAACTATAAAAATTACTTTGAAGAAAATAAACTATTTTTAAATGAAGGATATGAATACTGAGAAAATAATATTTTGAAATCTCTTATAAAAATATATGGTGAAAAGATTCCTAATCAACTATTAAGAGAACATTATAGATGTGATCCTGCTATCATTGAATTTTGTAATCAAAAGTACTACAACAATGAACTGATTATTATGACTGAATCAGAAAATGAACAAAGTCCTTTTGAATTAATAGTTGGTGAATCTTTATACTATACTGACACAAATAACTCTAAAACTAGTAAAAAAGAGTTAGAAAATATTAAACAATATCTTAGTGATAATAAAATTAATGACATAGGAATTATTAGCCCTTTTAGAGATCAAGCTAATATCTTAAATAAACAATTAGGTACAGATAAGATAATTGCTAATACAATTCATGCTTTTCAAGGACAAGAAAAAGATTCAATACTATTTGCTGTTACAAGACAATCAATAAAAGGAAAAGGTGATTTTGTTTCTAATCCAAAATTAATAAATGTAGCTGTTTCAAGAGCAAAAAATAAGTTTATACTTGCATATTCAAAAAATATTATTAGTTGTCCTGACAATGATATCAAAGACTTAATAAATTATATTCAATTTAATTTTCCAAATAGCAAAGAAGTTTATAAAAAGAATACTGAGTTTTATATTTTATCAAAAGAATATAATAATGATTTAATAGAGTTTATTAAAAACTATAATAAAAACCACTTCAATGGTGCTAAAGAACCAACTGAAATAATAATACATACAGTTCTAGAAAAAATTATATCACTGGAAGAATTTAATAACTTAGATGTTACCCTATTCAAAAAATTAAGTCATATTATTCCTAAAGCTATAGAGAATGATATTTTTAATAAAAGAGAAAAAGAATTTTTAAATCATCACTGATCTCATATTGATTTTCTAGTTTATGATAAATTTAGTTTTGAACCTGTCTTAGCAATTGAAGTGGATGGATATACATTTCACAGAAAAGAAAAACAAAAATGAAGAGATAACTTAAAAGATAAAGCTTTAAAAATTCAAAATATACCTATCATGAGAATTAGTACAGATACATATAAGAAAATTGGACTTTCAATAATTAATAAAATAAGAGAAATAAAAAATAAATAG